CTGTACGCTCACCGGGAAGAAATTTGTTTTGTATGCTGCCCAAAAGAAAATGACCGTCATCATTGCCAAGTAGCCACCAAGAACAACTCCAGTAGTAAAAATCTCAGCCAGTTTCCAGCTAtcaggcagcggagatggtttgACCCTATCCTTCGATATCGTCATAATGGTACCTGATATTGTTAATGTTTGGTAGTTAGATGTCAACACACTGAGTAAAGATGTGAGCAGAAACTAATACTCGGATGAGATACTAACCAGAGAGGTGCTGCACACATTGGAAGAAAAAACTACAGCAAAATTAGGCTAATAACATTTCAGTTCTAAACTTACCCCATACTTTTAATATCGTCCTATATTAGAGGTCGAGATGAAGGATTAAAGGCTTAAGTATCAGATATATTTCTGTTGGTGAAAAGACTAACCATCATTAAGAATTGCAATGATAAGCACCATGAAAGGCGGAAAGTCAAACTGCCATATCAGAGCCAGAAGCATAAAACCAAGCTGTGACATTGAATTAAAGAAAAGGGTGAAAAGAGTACAAGATGCATTTGACCCTGAAACATAAGATAGACATGATAAAAGAATGAAGCAGTTGCAAATAACTTACCACAATACGGATTGTGATAGAAACGGCATATATCTGTCAATGCATAATATACATAATCAGATGAGTTATCCATATCATAGCTCAGAGACAGATTAAGATAAGAATTCAAGTCATTGTCTGTAAAATAACAATTTTATATTACACTTATGAACCaatcccaaaaagaaaaaaagaataccGTGTAGTTTTTCATCCTTTGAAAGATTGCTCGACTGGTCAAAACAGCACTAATGATGACACTAAGACCAGGTTCAGTAAGGACAATATCAGAAGCACTACGAGCCGCATCAGTGGCATCATCAACAGCAATCCCAATATCAGCTTTTTTTAGAGCAGGAGCATCATTGACTCCATCACCAGTCATACCACAGATATGCTTCCTAGCTTGCAAGCGCTTTACAATCTCATATTTGTGCTCTATAGTAATGACCAAGACAAGGTATCAGTAAAGGCCAATCGTCCTTTATAACCAAAGTTTTATACTGAAGAGCACAACTACATATGCAAAAGAGTTAATCAAAAAACAATGTACCAGGGAAAACACCAGCAAAACCATCAGCCTTCTCTATAAGTTCATCAACTGGCAAAGCAGAGATAGATTCATCCTTAGTCTGTCCCAATAGAGCAGATGACGGATACATATTTGTACCCATACCCAGACGGCGCCCAGTTTCTTTTCCAATTGCCAGTTGATCCCCTGGAAAAGTACAAACACTAAGCAATATAGAAAAATACAGGTTGATGATCAAAACTATTAGTGTTCAAAGTTCAACAATGAGAGGTTGGAGATTTCTTATTAACATATTAAAATGAAACGGCAAGACACAGGCAATTACAGCGTCAAGCAGCCACATGACAAAGTAGTGCCTCGGATGGAAATTACTCCATCAATCCAACTCTTACTCATTGTCCTCACTCCTCAGCCAAAACAGAATAtagtaaaaaagaaaagaaaaagtacaGCAACTTCAGCATTTACCTTTCCCAGGGCAGAATCAAGAGTAGTATCTATAGATCCAACTCTGTCAATCATGCTGTCCAACCAAGGGTTCAGGGCAGAGTTCATTACCATTTTAATTTAGTGACAATTAGGAAATCTCATCTCATCTCATCCAATACACCATTTCCTCTAACTCTCTTTCTGGCCCCAAGGAGCGGCAGTAAGAATCCATACCAGTCAATACCAGTCACCAACACGGTATGCATTCAATTTGCAGAAAACATCTCAACATATTGAATGGGATAGTCTAAACTGAGAAAccatataatacctgtgatcatttTGACATTCACTCCAAGGTTTAAAGCCCTCCTTATAGTCTCAGCACTGTCGTGCCTAGGTGGATCAAACAAAGGTAGGAGAGCAATGAACTGCCATGGTCCCCCAGCGCTCTCCTTTCTTCCCTCTGGAACTTCCTGCACGGATCTCGGAAGACATGCATAATCAAACAGATAAAACTTTTTGTTTGCAACAAGAATAGGACTTGGGCATAAAGAGAATTGATCACTACTCTCCTTTGCTGGAGGCACTAGGTTATAAACCAAAGCTGTGGATTTGGTCTATTCAACTTATATATAACATGATAAGTTCTGgacagaagaaaatgaaaataccTGATATGCCACAGCAAGCGAGCGCAAACCCCGCTCAGCAAACTTATCAATCACTGCATGAACTCTACGTTCTATATCTGACTTGTTGTGTGCAAGATGTAGAATCTGAATACATATTGCAGCTGTGGATTAGAAAATGCAAACAAAGGTAAAAACTTGCAAAGGAGGACTGCAAAGTGTGATAACCAAAGTACCTGTTCCGGTGCACCTTTGCTGACCCTATGCATTTTTCCTTCACCATCAAGATAAGTAAGTGCTGTCCGTTTATCAGTTGGATTGAAAGGAAGGAAGTGTATTTCACGAATGCCAGCACGTGCCTATATTTATGGCAAACCTTAGAGCAATCTCCCGGCTAGGGTGTACACATTAATCGGAAAGTCACACGGCGCTAAAAATTACCTCCTTTGGATCAGCCAACATCCCAACAATAGCGGCATCAATGGCATCCTGGTTCTCTGTTCGAGAGGCTCGAGCTGCCATTAGAACTACAgtgtctgcatcaacatctctggCAAATACCTGAAAAATTAACAAgaacaaacaaaagaaaatcactcTGCTACTGGAACAAGTATACGAGCAATCACGTGTTGGACTGAACTCTAATATTCTCACCTCGATAAGGAATTTGTCAACAGTCAGCTTGTTCAGTGTTAGGGTTCCCGTCTTGTCACTGCACAAAACATCCATGCCAGCCATCTCCTCTATAGCCGTCATCCTTTTCGTAATGGCGCCCTGTATAGACAAATTGATCAAACAAGCATTCACATAGCAGAAAGGCCAAACTACCATAGCTCAAAACTTCAAGAGTCGCTGAATATTAACAAACCTGTTGAGCAAGACGATGAGAACCGATTGCCATCGTGACTGAGAGAACAGTTGGCATGGCAATTGGAATCCCACCAATCAGAAGAACAAGAAGATTGTCTATCCCGGGACGATATTTGCGGTGTTGGATAGGGTACATCACAATAATCTCAATTATCATCCCCACAGCAATTGAACAGATGCAGAAGTTTCCTATAGCAGTCAAAACCTGATGAACACCATAAATATCGTTTTGCAATGTAAGATTtcattaaaatcagataatcaagatCGTTTGCATCGAATATCAGAGTAAAGACTCTACTTGCCTTCTGAAAGTGTCCCACTTGGTTTGTACTGTCTACAAGGTGAGCTGCCTTCCCAAAAAAGGTATGAACCCCTGTAGCAATGACTACAGCTTCTATCTCTCCCTGCTTACACGTGGAACCAGAGTATACACCATCTCCAGGACCTTTTGTTACAGGAAGAGATTCACCAGTCAAAGCAGACTGCAAGTTGAGAGACAAGTACAGTGAAACTGCCAGGAAAACAGTAGAATGAATGCAGATACTCTATAAAATCATTAAATTTAATCACCTGATCAATTTTGAGCGGATCACCCTCAAGAAGGCGAGCATCAGCTGGAATGATATCTCCCAGTTTAATACTGATTATGTCCCCAGGCACAAGAACAGCAGCATCTTCCTCCTTCCATTTTCCATCTCGAAGGACCTCCACAAAGACAAGTGCAATCATTCAGACAATTGAGGACAAAACTCTAACTAGATATATTCATCTATTTATGTTTGAAAGACAACAAGGTCTATTTGCAGTCAAATGGTGACAGGAGATAGAAATCATGTCAAGTACCTTTGCTTTCGGAGCAAGTCGAGCCATCAGGGCAGCTGCTGCATTGCCAGCGTTGTTCTCCTCAATAAAACTAATTGTGGAGTTGATTATAAGCAATGTAATGATACCCACAAAATCCTGCCAGTCCGGAGGCTTTCCCTAGAAGAAGAGTCCACATATCTTGCACTGAGTTCACTAGAACCAACATAAAAAATGAACAGAATAGTAGTAATTCAGAAAGCTGAGTTCTTACTCCTCCATTGGCAAGAGCAATAGCCATGATAGCAGCAGCCTCCATAACCCATGAGAGAGGATTCCACATAAACCCCAAAAATTTCAAGAATTTGCTCTCCTGTAATCACACCAGTTAACAATTACTCTCTACTTTTTACCCAGCACTTCGTAAATCATGAACAGGTTAAGCCTTTATTATAGTCCAGCTTTGATAGGTAACAAAAACCGTAAATTTAAACCCTTCTTTTACTTAAGGAACTAAAGCTATCAATGATCAAAACTGACAGTTGgagaaataattaaagaaaagggaAAGGTTGGAGCAGAATTACAGTTGAAAATAGCCCAGAAGAAGAAAATTTAACAAAGATAAAATTAAGACACCTTCTTCTCCTCGAGCTTGTTGTACCCAAAAATGGACAACCTCTCTTGTGCAGCAGTAGCAGTAAGTCCCTCCTTAGTACATCTCAAATTCTCAAAAACTTCCTCAATAGGTATGTTTTCCTGCAAACATAACAGccgaaacaaaaacaaaacaaaacaaaaaaaactgtcaagaagaagaaaatagaaagTCCCAACtacaaataaaaaaatcattCGAACATCCATTACCAAATCAACAGTCTCTTTCAAGACAGCATCCAACACTTCAGGCTTCTCTCCCATCTTTCTTTAAACTTGTTCTCTCGCCGTTGTCTGTCTCGGATCAAAAGCACAATCACTAGAATTCTCTAAAGCAACACAATTTTGGTGAAGAAAAGAGTGGAGTTTGTTGAGTAAAGAAGTAGGATTTTGTAAGCAGACAAAGGGTCACACACACCCCACTCACAAGTCACACCAAGTCTACAAGGGAAATGGAAGAGTAGAGAACAGTTACAGATGCTAGTTCTAGTCCTTTGGATTGTCTGTTCACGCTAAAATTAAGAAAGCCACCTCCATAATACTTGTAACGTATTTGACCAAGATTTTACTTTTTAAcaccaaaaataattattttttttcaaatttaaatggtttggccaagcttttatgagataaaaaaatatttatcagcagaagcagaagcaattttggagaaatagaaaaaaatagtttgttcCTAAAATTcagaagcacttttgaaaaaaatacatttAGAACTACTTTTAAAAAGTTTGGTCAACCACTAATTGCAGCTTAGAagtactttttaaattaattagtcaaacacaaattgcttctcgccaaaatacttttcaaaaaaattcttttctcccGTTTGGCCAAACGGTCTATTATATTGCCAAACAAAcaatttctatttccttttttatttttgttttctttaatctatgAAGCTAAAGTGCTAAACTTCGACACTACTTTTATTACCAAACTTTATGATCTTTCCATATCTCCTTTTATGTTACATCATCTTGACTTGGAGGTTTAGCATATTCATTTTAACTGTTGTGATATATGAATTATATGTAAAGATACTGAATTAATGATTATAATTTCATTTGACCAAAAAAATCCGATCAAAGTTTAGCTAGTGGAAAACTTCATTTAATTATATTAGGAAGCATAGTTAATggaatgatatttgaaattttgaagtgtttgaaaaatatttttttttttaaagtattacATTAGTGAATGAAAATAAATTTTGGCTAAAGATAAAATATTGAATGTTTAAATAAATGAATATTATTGTTAAGAGTTTCTTAAatctatttaaataatattattactAGTAAAATAGTgcaatattttaaaagtaaaaactattttaaaaatcaaaatacgggagtaatttttatttgttttcttcttttccttttatttgaacTCTACTACTAAAAGTTAAGAGTAAACAAGATAAAGAATAAGATTCTTCCTCCTGATTCGCTAAACTCCTTCTTAAGAAATAAGACTACATCGACTGTGAAAGTGACTAATACAAAAGCAAATTATTTACCAGTTAAGTTAAATTTATATGTAGTTCTAAAGATATGTAGTGTAACTTAATACAAATCGTGGAAATAAATAGAAATACCCAATATGGGTCACAAAGAATGCTAAATATATAAGGTtgcaaagaaaatgaaatttaggactaaacaagtggaatcaatttaagaagcttgaaagaacaactaaacaAGTGGAATCAATTTAAGAAACTTGAAAGAACAACTCTTCATTACGGAGAATATGATATTTTGTTTACAATGTAAGCATAAAACTTGCCCTTTATAGAAATGATAACCAActcttttatagtagagggatcttactttagatataattaaaaatacatagtgggagacccatgataaattaattttttcacAATACCTGCcgagattctctcctctagtgggactcttgtctatgagctcgatattgacttgagttttcggtcttgactcgagctctgatCGATTTGCGAAGTATGAGCAATAACGAATacatttatatttacgtttaatacttaattataacttttaATCGTGTAATATATAACCTACTTAGATTTTGactatgtttcttttatttttttggttctCATCCTGAAGGAATTCACAAATCTCTCTTACTCTGCCTCTTTCTTATGCAGTCAAAAGTTTATGTACTCGACAATAATAATTTCCAGTACACGAAATTTCGACAAGGTCACATGGCATTGCCTAATACCTTTTCTTTAGCCTAATACTTACTTATTACTAGTAAACCAAATTATATAAGCTTCCTAATATTttggaaataagaaaagcaaCTCTATCCTTATTGTCAAATCACAGAGTGACTCAACATTctttataatataaatatttttttatttatatttaaaggTACCATGATTTTGTAGTCCCCTGCTTTTTATTGGCAAATGGGAAAATGGGCCAAACAGAGGTTGAATCTTGTCACATTGAGAATTAAAAGACAAACTTATTCTCGAGCAAATAAGTACAGTTTGACATCTTCTAGTTTCCTGAGTCCTCACCAAACAACCAACAAAATCAATTAGCATGGCATTTTCCTAAGATTTTGTCGCCTCCGGAGTCAGGGCGGTTCAACGAAATTGGTGGCCTAAAGTCAAATTGTATTAAGAGACCTATTTCACAAAATTCATGTAACAGTGAAACACAAAAGATCTTATGTTCTAATCAATGGGTCAGTGAGAAAGTAGCTAaatcaaaaaaatagaatttgaaATTGGAATGAGAAATCTCAAAGTCATGTGAAAGAAAGGAGGAAAAATTAGAacggaaaaggaaaataaatatacTACTAACAAGATGGAGATTTATCGCTCTTTACTCACTCATACGTGCATTCTTAACCAAATAAACAAATATTAAAATTTGGACTCTTAAGAGTAATCGCATAAGATATATAATACAtaataatatagtataatatttttGAGGCCCTCTAGAATTTGGGCCTAAGGCAATGGCTTGAGCAGCCTTACCCTCCAGCCTGCCCAGAATTTTGCTTATTATTGTCCATAAGCCCAGAACATAAATGTGGTGAAGAATAGCGTTATTTGTTTTCTCCTTGGGGATATTTCTTTCAAGATATGCACCAATCCGACCCTCGAGGCTGACGACGTGAAGtcgaatttaaattttataatggtaaattatattatttataaaataaacaaTATTTTTTGTAGTAATTAACACGAAATCTACATTGATAATGCCAAAAGTTATACGTAATtagtatataacttaaatccaagTTTAAAATTTAGGTGtcctttttgttctctttttttcaGCAAGTTTATTTCTCGATATTGATGCTCTATACTGTTTACACACgcacaaaaaatagaaaataattatCATGATTCGATTAGAAAACAAAATATTAAACACCAAAAAGGAGTATTATACTTGAAACATAATAAATCGTTATGAGTTACTAACAAAAGAACTGTTTTAGTCAGTCACAATAATGAATCGTATAATTATGGACAGAATAAAAGGTGCATGCATACTTAAATGTTCTTTTCCTAGACATGCTTATCTAACTTTATGCTAAAAGCTAACTACATATCTGCAAAATTGATTCTCAACAGATTACTCCATGTATACGGACTACAGTAGTTTCTATTTACTTTCACTCTTTATCCCTTTTCTTGCCTTTTGAGGTAGAAAAGTTGGCTTTGAGCTTATTTACAAGGGGCATGAAAAAGTCATGAGATTTATGCTAACTTTGGTTTCCTCAATTCCTGTTCTTGTTCCACTATACTATTTTTTTcactctttcttttctccttttctgctTTCCACATCTTGTCCGTACATTACCTACCAGTGACCTTTGTGTGTTCTCTTTTCTTTAATCATGTCTTACCTACTATTTATGGTTGTATTACCAAACTCCTAATCTTAAACCAGGTTTCCTTAATTTATTGGTTAAAGCTGATGTAAGCCATGTAACTAAAGATGAgagaaagtttgttgaattctTTTTGAAGGCTACATCTATAAGAATTATATATTGGTACAATATTTTACGTTTCCAGAATTATTTTTTCTCCTTTGATGTTAGCATATGTTCTTGACTTGACAGTGAACTTGAATTTTGTATAGAGGCGTAGTTAGTTTATGAGTTCTAGATCACAATTCTTTTTACTTATTGGGTTCTGCATGCATCGATTATTTATATATACTAAGTGAATATTTTAACACAACTATATAATTTAAGTTAAAGattattgtttacccgaaaaacggataacaattgaatttatacgcggctctaaggatacgtgatataacttggcacaaattgaaaaaatataaatattaatatagaaatcaactgtaaaagaaataaatacaaaccAAGTGAATCAATTAGCCTTGGCCCTCAAGTTCGATCACCCTAGAACCAAGTGAAGATTCCGCTACTATATGAACAGAGTGGCAAAATATTGAAAGCCTAGA
This DNA window, taken from Nicotiana tabacum cultivar K326 chromosome 4, ASM71507v2, whole genome shotgun sequence, encodes the following:
- the LOC107802334 gene encoding plasma membrane ATPase 3: MGEKPEVLDAVLKETVDLENIPIEEVFENLRCTKEGLTATAAQERLSIFGYNKLEEKKESKFLKFLGFMWNPLSWVMEAAAIMAIALANGGGKPPDWQDFVGIITLLIINSTISFIEENNAGNAAAALMARLAPKAKVLRDGKWKEEDAAVLVPGDIISIKLGDIIPADARLLEGDPLKIDQSALTGESLPVTKGPGDGVYSGSTCKQGEIEAVVIATGVHTFFGKAAHLVDSTNQVGHFQKVLTAIGNFCICSIAVGMIIEIIVMYPIQHRKYRPGIDNLLVLLIGGIPIAMPTVLSVTMAIGSHRLAQQGAITKRMTAIEEMAGMDVLCSDKTGTLTLNKLTVDKFLIEVFARDVDADTVVLMAARASRTENQDAIDAAIVGMLADPKEARAGIREIHFLPFNPTDKRTALTYLDGEGKMHRVSKGAPEQILHLAHNKSDIERRVHAVIDKFAERGLRSLAVAYQEVPEGRKESAGGPWQFIALLPLFDPPRHDSAETIRRALNLGVNVKMITGDQLAIGKETGRRLGMGTNMYPSSALLGQTKDESISALPVDELIEKADGFAGVFPEHKYEIVKRLQARKHICGMTGDGVNDAPALKKADIGIAVDDATDAARSASDIVLTEPGLSVIISAVLTSRAIFQRMKNYTIYAVSITIRIVLGFMLLALIWQFDFPPFMVLIIAILNDGTIMTISKDRVKPSPLPDSWKLAEIFTTGVVLGGYLAMMTVIFFWAAYKTNFFPRVFGVSTLEKTATDDFRKLASAIYLQVSTISQALIFVTRSRSWSFMERPGLLLVVAFLIAQLVATLIAVYANWSFAAIEGIGWGWAGVIWLYNIVFYIPLDLVKFFIRYALSGKAWDLVIEQRIAFTRKKDFGKEQRELQWAHAQRTLHGLQVPDPKIFSETTNFNELNQLAEEAKRRAEIARLRELHTLKGHVESVVKLKGLDIETIQQAYTV